One segment of Acidobacteriota bacterium DNA contains the following:
- a CDS encoding PPC domain-containing protein, producing the protein MKTRNLLRTLCLLTLAALAAGTVSAGSAYLLPQIADGRSGSLTLSTHFSVHNPGSYDASVTLRFYQDSGSAWTVSLRSYDRTDADGARSSTTFTLGPHETAVFFTQGAAPLATGWARVESNRPLVVSAGYTAVDSSVSPARPLWEVGVLPSACATEFTFEANVSADDSFTGIDVTTAYAVVNPNDYDANVTVTLHNRIGKSVGATKSLFLPGGAHQSRYLTELFSDYAFSGRFHGTVRFTSNVNVSVVALRQSAGSGGTVVLSTLSCLPDGEMKHQVLHETEPNGTYAASQFVSLPAEIMGTVNSYNDTSDTDTYQFTLTTGDVLTATILSESLGAPLEAELRLYRADNVLMEAVASIGNGDPRLRWTTTATGIYYLQVRSAGASYGRDAYYRLLILKK; encoded by the coding sequence ATGAAAACCCGGAACCTGCTTCGAACCCTTTGCCTGCTGACCCTCGCCGCCCTGGCCGCCGGCACCGTGTCGGCCGGCTCGGCCTACCTCCTCCCGCAGATCGCCGACGGCCGCTCCGGCAGCCTGACGCTGAGCACCCACTTCTCCGTACACAACCCCGGCAGCTACGACGCCTCGGTGACCCTGCGCTTCTACCAGGATTCGGGGTCCGCCTGGACGGTAAGCCTGCGGAGCTACGACCGCACCGACGCCGACGGGGCGCGGTCCTCCACGACCTTCACCCTCGGCCCCCACGAGACGGCGGTGTTCTTCACCCAGGGGGCCGCTCCCCTGGCGACCGGGTGGGCGCGCGTGGAGTCCAACCGCCCGCTGGTGGTCTCGGCGGGCTACACCGCGGTGGACAGCAGCGTCTCCCCGGCGAGGCCGCTCTGGGAAGTCGGCGTGCTGCCGTCCGCCTGTGCCACGGAGTTCACCTTCGAGGCCAACGTCAGCGCGGACGACAGTTTCACGGGGATCGACGTCACCACCGCCTACGCCGTCGTCAACCCCAACGACTACGACGCCAACGTGACCGTGACGCTCCACAACCGGATCGGCAAATCGGTGGGCGCCACGAAGAGCCTCTTCCTTCCGGGGGGGGCGCACCAGTCCCGCTACCTGACGGAACTCTTCAGCGACTACGCGTTCAGCGGCCGCTTTCACGGCACCGTCCGCTTCACCAGCAACGTCAACGTGTCCGTGGTGGCCCTGCGGCAATCCGCGGGGTCGGGGGGCACGGTGGTCCTCTCCACCCTCTCCTGCCTCCCGGACGGGGAGATGAAACACCAGGTCCTCCACGAGACGGAGCCCAACGGCACCTACGCAGCTTCCCAGTTCGTGAGCCTCCCGGCGGAGATCATGGGCACCGTCAACAGCTACAACGACACGTCGGACACCGACACCTACCAGTTCACCCTGACCACCGGGGACGTCCTGACGGCCACCATCCTCAGCGAATCGCTCGGGGCCCCGCTGGAAGCCGAACTCAGGCTCTACCGCGCCGACAACGTCCTGATGGAGGCCGTGGCCTCGATCGGGAACGGCGACCCGCGCCTCCGCTGGACGACCACCGCCACGGGCATCTACTACCTTCAGGTGCGCTCGGCGGGCGCCAGCTACGGCCGGGACGCCTACTACCGCCTGCTGATCCTGAAGAAGTAA
- a CDS encoding 8-oxoguanine deaminase: protein MILLKGCFHVASFDDAGSEWKGCDILLKDGVIERIAPSIELSAEEKVKAEVLDCSKHLVIPGMVNTHHHFYQTLTRNLPGAQNAKLFDWLVYLYPIWAKIDAEAVYQSTLLAGAELLRTGATASTDHLYLYPRGFVGDMVELQFEAVCRLGMRFAPTRGCMTRGKSAGGLPPDHVVQTPDEVLADMARAVERFHDPSPLSMRRVILAPCSPFSVEASVMVETAKLARSKGVLLHTHLVETLDEEEYTLKMHGVRPLRLMEEWGWTGPDIFYAHGIHFNDEELEVLRKTGTGVAHCPTSNMRLGSGIARVTEMLRKGIRVGLAVDGSASNDSSDMLGEVRNAMLLQRVRYGADALTARDALRMATRGGAALLGLERCGQIREGYAADLALFDLSGPAYAGALSDPVAALVFCGYDHRADVTIVNGKVVVRGGRVLGLDEEALTARCHAISRRMMAEAATTAG, encoded by the coding sequence ATGATCCTGCTGAAGGGCTGTTTTCACGTCGCGTCGTTCGACGACGCCGGCTCCGAGTGGAAAGGGTGCGACATCCTGCTGAAGGACGGGGTGATCGAGCGGATCGCACCGTCCATCGAGCTGAGCGCCGAGGAGAAGGTGAAAGCGGAAGTCCTGGACTGCTCGAAGCACCTGGTCATCCCGGGGATGGTGAACACCCACCACCACTTCTACCAGACCCTCACCCGCAACCTCCCCGGGGCCCAGAACGCCAAGCTCTTCGACTGGCTGGTGTACCTCTACCCCATCTGGGCGAAAATCGACGCCGAGGCGGTTTACCAGTCCACCCTGCTGGCCGGGGCGGAGTTGCTCCGGACCGGCGCCACCGCCTCCACGGACCACCTCTACCTCTACCCCCGCGGCTTCGTCGGCGACATGGTGGAACTGCAGTTCGAAGCGGTTTGCCGGTTGGGGATGCGCTTTGCCCCCACCCGCGGCTGCATGACCCGCGGGAAGAGCGCCGGGGGCCTGCCGCCCGACCACGTGGTGCAGACTCCCGACGAGGTGCTCGCGGACATGGCGCGGGCGGTGGAGCGCTTTCACGACCCCTCGCCGCTGTCCATGCGGCGGGTGATCCTGGCGCCCTGCAGCCCGTTCTCCGTGGAGGCCTCCGTGATGGTGGAGACGGCGAAGTTGGCCCGGTCGAAGGGCGTGCTGCTCCACACCCACCTCGTCGAGACCCTGGACGAGGAGGAGTACACGCTGAAGATGCACGGGGTCCGGCCCCTGCGCCTCATGGAGGAGTGGGGCTGGACGGGCCCCGACATCTTCTACGCCCACGGCATCCACTTCAACGACGAGGAACTGGAAGTCCTTCGGAAGACCGGGACCGGCGTGGCCCACTGCCCCACCTCCAACATGCGGCTCGGCTCGGGCATCGCCCGGGTCACCGAGATGCTCCGCAAGGGAATCCGCGTGGGATTGGCCGTGGACGGCTCCGCCTCCAACGACTCCTCGGACATGCTGGGGGAAGTCCGCAACGCCATGCTGCTTCAGCGGGTGCGCTACGGCGCCGACGCCCTGACGGCCCGGGACGCCCTGCGAATGGCCACCCGGGGCGGCGCCGCGCTCCTCGGGCTCGAGCGATGCGGGCAGATCCGCGAGGGGTACGCCGCGGACCTGGCCCTCTTCGACCTGTCGGGGCCGGCCTACGCGGGCGCCCTGTCGGACCCGGTGGCGGCCCTGGTCTTCTGCGGTTACGATCACCGCGCCGACGTCACCATCGTGAACGGCAAGGTGGTGGTGCGCGGCGGGCGCGTCCTCGGCCTCGACGAGGAGGCGCTGACGGCCCGCTGCCACGCGATCTCGCGGCGGATGATGGCGGAGGCGGCCACAACCGCCGGCTGA
- a CDS encoding YicC family protein gives MESMTGYGTATLSGEGAEISVQVKSVNSRYLDLIVKSPGLPPRLESSIRERIRSAVARGRVEFYLDVRWSGVVDPSVNESTIRRWKDLLDKVHQNLGFPDPVHLRDIIRLPGVIEATVGGETLWERIREPVLETVDRALGALKAMRAAEGENLRAVLEERAALMRAALDRIAAFREEARARSLERMRTRIREILTDSRLDEDRLLQEAAWWANRTEIAEEIDRFRSHLSQFLQALGDGSGVGKRLDFIVQEMNREINTILSKAEMTEISREGITVKAELEKIREQVQNID, from the coding sequence ATGGAATCCATGACGGGATACGGTACGGCCACCCTGTCCGGCGAGGGCGCCGAGATCAGCGTCCAGGTGAAATCCGTCAACTCGCGTTACCTTGACCTCATCGTGAAGAGCCCGGGGCTGCCGCCCCGGCTGGAGTCCTCCATCCGGGAGCGGATCCGCTCCGCCGTGGCCCGGGGCCGGGTGGAGTTTTACCTGGACGTTCGCTGGTCCGGGGTGGTGGACCCGTCCGTGAACGAAAGCACCATCCGCCGGTGGAAGGACCTCCTGGACAAGGTGCACCAGAACCTGGGCTTCCCCGACCCCGTTCACCTCCGGGACATCATCCGTCTCCCGGGGGTCATCGAAGCCACCGTGGGAGGAGAGACGCTCTGGGAGCGGATCCGTGAACCGGTTTTGGAAACGGTGGACCGCGCGCTCGGCGCCCTCAAGGCGATGCGGGCCGCGGAAGGAGAGAACCTCCGCGCCGTGCTCGAGGAGAGAGCGGCCCTCATGCGTGCCGCCCTGGACCGGATCGCCGCCTTCCGGGAGGAGGCCAGGGCCCGGAGCCTGGAACGGATGCGGACCCGTATCCGGGAGATCCTGACCGACTCGCGGCTGGACGAGGACCGGTTGCTCCAGGAGGCCGCCTGGTGGGCCAACCGCACGGAGATCGCCGAGGAGATCGACCGCTTCCGCTCCCACCTGTCCCAGTTCCTCCAGGCCCTGGGCGACGGTTCGGGGGTGGGCAAGCGCCTCGACTTCATCGTCCAGGAGATGAACCGGGAGATCAACACCATCCTCTCCAAGGCCGAGATGACCGAGATCAGCCGGGAGGGGATCACCGTGAAGGCCGAACTGGAAAAGATCCGGGAGCAGGTCCAGAACATCGACTGA
- a CDS encoding VCBS repeat-containing protein, which produces MNTTRVPCILALALCFFLTAAIASDWLPQPRPANPVATGAMSLSGEDTLDGAPRALSHRRPRAGFSPGAASPGFHRDLRDAGSGLDAVLAATPGDERWDGRFFWTGFDGPVYVTTFDPRGNLVVGGAFTRIGDVQANYLAYWNGTTWAPFGTGLNSAVETIIFKDTDMYVGGYFTTAGGVSANYVAKWDDTEWSALGTGMNNAVFCLTSDGTCLYAGGQFTTADGSTANNIACWDGMAWSALGSGCDQMVLSMVVIGSDLYAGGYFTQAGGTTADCVAVWDGTNWAAVGSGMNDGVETLATDGTNLYAGGYFTLASGGTVNHVAKWDPAVGWVALGTGTDKEVWVIRWIGGNLYAGGYFHTAGGVPVNHVAYWDGTNWNAMGTGTNYFVESITFYGTDVYVGGGFSRAGGVPVDYVARYRTGAWEPLGTFDGLGLNSYIYALASHEGQVYAGGLFTQAGGVEALHLARWTGTGWDAPCGNTDELVMCLSSYGSNLYAGGYFTEAGGVAANYIARWDGTTWSPLGSGLSGNCRAILANGSTVWAGGAFTQAGGTVVNRIAKWNGTAWSALMSGVSSSVYALAVMGPDLYVGGSFTTASGTTVNRIARWNGASWSALGTGMDSTVNALATDGTYLYAGGHFTMAGGSPASHVARWNGTTWSALGGGLNNDVNTLTVDGQYLYAGGLFTTADGATANFIARWDGTSWTNLGSGTNNSVRGILAGNDTVYAGGTFTQAGGKPSFKFGIFHPVTAAVDFDADAVTDILWRHDASGMLSAWTMSATGVTGNLFLGGIGSTDWQIAGVGDINGDGQKDILWRNMVNGDMSVWFAGAQGYLGSMSPGSVDVSWKIVGLADADGDRKADIFWRNDTTGTLSLWYLDENGLKGTGFVGGIGSTDWKVQGVGDFDGDGKADILWRQVSTGTMSIWFVTEAGYVGNMSPGTVDPSWVIVGLGDADGDRKADIFWRNDTSGTLSLWFIDETGLKGTAFVGGIASTDWQVKGIGDFDGDGKSDVFWRQTSTGAMSIWFVTELGYLGDMSPGTVDPSWVTWNHVIFAGGV; this is translated from the coding sequence ATGAACACGACGCGGGTTCCCTGTATCCTGGCCCTGGCCCTCTGCTTCTTCCTGACCGCGGCTATTGCCTCGGACTGGCTGCCGCAGCCGAGACCCGCGAACCCTGTGGCCACCGGGGCGATGAGTCTGTCCGGCGAGGATACCCTGGATGGGGCCCCGCGAGCTCTTTCCCACCGGCGGCCCCGGGCCGGGTTTTCGCCCGGGGCGGCATCCCCGGGCTTCCATCGCGACCTTCGCGATGCGGGCTCCGGGTTGGACGCGGTCCTGGCGGCCACCCCCGGCGACGAGCGGTGGGACGGCCGGTTCTTCTGGACCGGGTTCGATGGCCCGGTCTACGTGACGACTTTCGACCCGAGAGGCAACCTGGTGGTGGGCGGGGCGTTCACCCGGATCGGGGACGTCCAGGCGAACTACCTCGCTTACTGGAACGGGACGACCTGGGCCCCATTCGGCACTGGGCTGAACAGCGCGGTTGAAACCATCATCTTCAAAGACACCGACATGTACGTGGGTGGCTACTTCACCACCGCCGGTGGCGTGTCGGCAAACTATGTCGCCAAGTGGGACGACACGGAATGGTCGGCGCTCGGGACCGGCATGAACAATGCGGTCTTCTGTCTGACGTCCGACGGGACCTGCCTCTACGCCGGGGGGCAGTTCACGACGGCCGACGGCTCAACGGCAAACAACATCGCCTGCTGGGATGGCATGGCCTGGTCCGCGCTGGGGTCCGGCTGTGACCAGATGGTTCTGTCCATGGTCGTGATCGGCAGCGACTTGTACGCCGGCGGTTACTTCACCCAGGCCGGCGGGACCACGGCGGACTGTGTCGCCGTCTGGGACGGGACGAACTGGGCGGCCGTGGGTAGCGGGATGAATGACGGGGTGGAAACGCTGGCGACAGACGGGACCAACCTGTATGCCGGCGGCTATTTCACTCTCGCCAGCGGCGGTACGGTGAACCACGTGGCCAAATGGGACCCCGCGGTGGGTTGGGTCGCTCTCGGGACCGGTACGGACAAGGAAGTATGGGTGATTCGGTGGATCGGCGGCAACCTCTATGCCGGCGGTTATTTCCACACGGCCGGGGGAGTGCCGGTCAACCACGTCGCCTATTGGGACGGGACGAACTGGAACGCGATGGGGACCGGGACCAATTATTTCGTCGAGTCGATAACGTTTTATGGAACTGATGTTTACGTTGGGGGAGGCTTTTCGCGGGCTGGCGGGGTACCCGTGGACTACGTCGCCCGGTACCGGACAGGGGCCTGGGAACCCCTGGGGACCTTCGACGGCCTCGGGCTGAACAGCTACATCTACGCACTCGCATCCCATGAAGGCCAGGTCTACGCCGGGGGACTCTTCACCCAGGCGGGGGGCGTGGAGGCGCTGCACCTGGCCCGGTGGACCGGGACCGGGTGGGACGCCCCATGCGGGAACACGGACGAACTGGTCATGTGCCTTTCCTCCTACGGTTCCAACCTTTACGCTGGGGGATACTTCACCGAGGCCGGCGGGGTGGCGGCCAACTATATCGCCCGGTGGGATGGGACCACCTGGTCGCCCCTGGGGTCAGGGTTGAGCGGCAATTGCCGCGCCATCCTCGCCAACGGCAGCACGGTCTGGGCCGGTGGGGCATTCACCCAGGCCGGGGGCACGGTGGTGAACCGGATCGCCAAGTGGAACGGGACGGCCTGGTCGGCCCTGATGAGCGGGGTCAGCAGTTCCGTCTACGCCCTGGCGGTCATGGGGCCCGATCTCTACGTCGGCGGTTCCTTCACCACGGCGAGCGGCACCACCGTGAACCGGATCGCCCGGTGGAACGGCGCCTCCTGGTCGGCACTGGGTACCGGGATGGACAGTACGGTCAACGCCCTGGCCACGGACGGGACCTACCTCTACGCGGGGGGCCATTTCACCATGGCCGGCGGTTCCCCCGCCTCGCACGTCGCCCGTTGGAACGGGACGACCTGGTCGGCGCTCGGCGGCGGCCTGAACAATGACGTGAACACGCTGACGGTGGATGGGCAGTACCTCTACGCCGGGGGCTTGTTCACCACCGCGGACGGTGCGACGGCCAACTTCATCGCCCGGTGGGACGGCACCTCCTGGACGAACCTGGGCAGCGGCACCAACAACTCCGTCCGCGGCATCCTGGCGGGCAACGACACCGTCTACGCCGGGGGGACCTTCACCCAGGCCGGCGGGAAGCCGTCCTTCAAGTTCGGCATCTTCCACCCGGTCACCGCCGCGGTGGACTTCGACGCGGACGCGGTGACCGACATCCTGTGGCGCCACGACGCCTCCGGGATGCTCTCGGCCTGGACGATGAGTGCGACGGGGGTGACGGGGAACCTCTTCCTGGGCGGCATCGGCTCCACCGACTGGCAGATCGCCGGGGTGGGCGACATCAACGGGGACGGCCAGAAGGACATTCTCTGGCGGAACATGGTGAACGGCGACATGTCCGTGTGGTTCGCCGGCGCGCAGGGTTACCTGGGCTCCATGTCCCCGGGATCCGTGGACGTCTCCTGGAAGATCGTGGGACTGGCCGACGCCGACGGCGACCGGAAGGCGGACATCTTCTGGCGCAACGACACCACGGGCACCCTGTCCCTGTGGTACCTCGACGAGAACGGCCTCAAGGGGACCGGCTTCGTCGGCGGCATCGGGAGCACCGACTGGAAGGTGCAGGGCGTGGGCGACTTCGACGGCGACGGCAAGGCCGACATCCTCTGGCGGCAGGTGTCCACGGGGACGATGTCCATCTGGTTCGTCACGGAGGCGGGCTACGTGGGCAACATGTCCCCGGGCACGGTGGACCCCTCCTGGGTGATCGTGGGCCTGGGGGACGCGGACGGGGACCGGAAGGCGGACATCTTCTGGCGGAACGACACGTCCGGGACGCTTTCCCTGTGGTTCATCGACGAGACGGGCCTCAAGGGCACGGCCTTCGTGGGGGGGATCGCCTCCACCGACTGGCAGGTGAAGGGGATCGGCGACTTCGACGGGGACGGCAAGAGCGACGTGTTCTGGCGGCAGACGTCCACGGGGGCGATGTCGATCTGGTTCGTCACCGAGCTTGGCTACCTCGGCGACATGTCCCCCGGGACGGTGGACCCGTCCTGGGTTACCTGGAACCACGTGATCTTCGCCGGCGGGGTGTGA
- the trxB gene encoding thioredoxin-disulfide reductase — MTDIRNCKVAIVGTGPAGLTAAIYAARANLAPLVFEGLQPGGQLTITTDVENYPGFPEGVTGPDMMDLFRRQALRFGAECLGASVTHADLSSRPFALSDDAGNRYAAETLVIATGASAKYLGIPSEKALMGKGVSACATCDGFFYRGKEVAVVGGGDTAIEEAVFLTRFCTKVTLVHRRDALRASKIMQEKALRNPKLAFAWNSVVEEVLGTPESGVTGLRLKNVKTGELSDLPCHGVFIAIGHQPNTAIFKGQLEMNEVGYILTRGKSTKTSVEGVFACGDSQDPTYRQAIVAAGTGCMAAIDAERFLEEHAG, encoded by the coding sequence ATGACCGACATCCGGAACTGCAAGGTCGCCATCGTCGGGACGGGCCCCGCGGGCCTCACCGCCGCCATCTACGCCGCCCGGGCGAACCTCGCCCCCCTCGTTTTCGAGGGGCTCCAGCCGGGCGGGCAACTGACCATCACCACGGACGTGGAAAACTACCCGGGCTTTCCCGAGGGGGTCACGGGCCCCGACATGATGGACCTCTTCCGCCGTCAGGCCCTGCGCTTCGGGGCGGAGTGCCTCGGGGCGTCCGTCACTCACGCGGACCTCTCGAGCCGCCCCTTCGCTCTCTCGGACGACGCCGGCAACCGCTACGCCGCCGAGACCCTGGTGATCGCCACCGGGGCTTCCGCCAAGTACCTGGGGATCCCCTCGGAGAAGGCGCTGATGGGGAAGGGGGTGTCCGCGTGCGCCACCTGCGACGGTTTCTTTTACCGCGGCAAGGAAGTGGCGGTGGTGGGCGGCGGCGACACCGCCATCGAGGAGGCGGTCTTTTTGACCCGCTTCTGCACGAAGGTCACGCTGGTGCACCGGCGGGACGCCCTCCGCGCCTCCAAGATCATGCAGGAAAAGGCGCTCCGGAACCCGAAGCTGGCCTTCGCCTGGAACTCGGTGGTGGAGGAGGTCCTGGGGACGCCGGAATCGGGCGTCACGGGGCTCCGGCTGAAGAACGTGAAAACGGGGGAGCTGTCCGACCTGCCGTGCCACGGTGTCTTCATCGCCATCGGCCACCAGCCCAACACCGCCATCTTCAAGGGGCAGCTGGAGATGAACGAGGTGGGCTACATCCTCACCCGGGGGAAGTCCACGAAGACCAGCGTGGAGGGCGTCTTTGCCTGCGGGGATTCCCAGGACCCCACCTACCGCCAGGCCATCGTGGCCGCGGGTACCGGCTGCATGGCCGCCATCGACGCCGAGCGCTTCCTGGAGGAGCACGCGGGCTGA
- a CDS encoding carbohydrate binding family 9 domain-containing protein, with translation MNGPPRNPGRRSRPSRPAAPPVRVRLLFLALALALPCAAPRAADDVPTYEARRVDRPPRIDGDLSDPAWEEAAPAFRLYQQEPDPGQEATEATEVRVLRDRDNLYFGILCRDREPGQVKASTKAREGELWTDDHIRILLDTFLDRRNAYVFEINPAGAIRDGLAKGDYSDYSWDGIWEGRSRRTAEGWSVEIAIPTRTITFKPGLNTWGFNVERQIIRKHETDRWASPRRDANFSTPALAGLLTGIDGLDQGKGLSVRPYAALHSTRDITAGTPRDNRFDAGFDVYKSLTGNLNAVFTYNTDFAETEVDARQINITRFPLFLPEKRSFFLEGATIFDFGVGLGSSFIPFFSRRIGLVSGEQVPILAGGKLWGRLGSTNLGVLDVGTKAVDDLGLPRQNLFVARVKQNVFEESYIGAIVTDGDPDGTNPNSLFGVDFVYQTSRFRGDKNFIAGGWAVYSRNASGRDRPYGWGFQVDYPNDRIDTSLTYKVFGEGLDPALGFLPRPGIRNLTYGFDYKPRPQRWGLRRLSFEAYANLVWQSEGRLESRSIWLSPFGVTFDSGDYVEVGYNSYYEYLEEPFEIAENVTIPAGVYRFDRVSGGFSTGSQRWWQLSSWVVLGTFYNGRLSQYEGTFAFHPNAALNTSLGYEYVEGRLATGHFIQRLLQWKLAYAWSPDLNFNVYLQYDNVSQNVGVNARLRWTVKPGTDLFVVWNHGWNNLPSPGNPGDRYFVPAYDQVAVKFQYTWRP, from the coding sequence TTGAACGGCCCCCCCCGAAACCCCGGTCGCCGGTCACGCCCGAGCCGTCCCGCGGCCCCGCCGGTCAGGGTTCGCCTCCTGTTTCTCGCCCTGGCGCTCGCCCTCCCGTGCGCGGCCCCCCGGGCGGCGGACGACGTGCCCACCTACGAGGCGCGGCGGGTGGACAGGCCGCCCCGGATCGACGGCGACCTCTCGGACCCCGCCTGGGAGGAGGCCGCGCCGGCCTTCCGCCTTTATCAGCAGGAACCGGACCCCGGCCAGGAAGCCACCGAAGCCACCGAGGTCCGCGTCCTCCGGGACCGGGACAACCTCTACTTCGGGATCCTCTGCCGCGACCGGGAGCCCGGCCAGGTGAAGGCCTCCACCAAGGCCCGGGAAGGCGAACTCTGGACCGACGACCACATCCGCATCCTCCTGGACACCTTCCTCGATCGACGGAACGCCTACGTCTTCGAAATCAACCCCGCGGGGGCGATCCGGGACGGCCTCGCGAAAGGCGACTACTCGGACTACTCCTGGGACGGCATCTGGGAAGGCCGGTCCCGCCGGACGGCCGAGGGGTGGTCCGTCGAGATCGCCATCCCCACGCGCACCATCACCTTCAAGCCCGGGCTGAACACCTGGGGCTTCAACGTGGAGCGGCAGATCATCCGAAAGCACGAGACGGACCGCTGGGCGAGCCCCCGCCGGGACGCCAATTTCTCCACCCCCGCCCTGGCGGGGCTCCTCACCGGCATCGACGGCCTCGACCAGGGGAAGGGCCTCTCCGTCCGCCCCTACGCGGCCCTCCACAGCACCCGGGACATCACCGCCGGCACGCCCCGCGACAACCGCTTCGACGCCGGCTTCGACGTCTACAAGAGCCTGACCGGCAACCTCAACGCGGTCTTCACCTACAACACGGACTTCGCCGAGACGGAGGTCGACGCCCGCCAGATCAACATCACCCGCTTCCCCCTCTTCCTCCCGGAGAAACGCAGTTTCTTCCTGGAGGGCGCCACCATCTTCGACTTCGGCGTCGGCCTCGGATCGTCCTTCATCCCCTTTTTCAGCCGTCGGATCGGCCTGGTGAGCGGGGAACAGGTCCCCATCCTGGCGGGGGGCAAACTCTGGGGGCGCCTGGGAAGCACCAACCTGGGGGTCCTCGACGTCGGGACCAAGGCCGTCGACGACCTGGGGCTCCCCCGGCAAAACCTTTTCGTCGCCCGGGTCAAGCAGAACGTTTTCGAGGAGAGCTACATCGGCGCCATCGTCACCGACGGCGACCCGGACGGGACAAACCCCAACTCTCTCTTCGGGGTGGATTTCGTCTACCAGACCAGCCGGTTCCGCGGCGACAAGAACTTCATCGCCGGCGGGTGGGCCGTCTACTCCCGCAACGCCTCCGGGCGGGACCGGCCGTACGGGTGGGGTTTCCAGGTGGACTACCCCAACGACCGCATCGACACGTCCCTGACCTACAAGGTCTTCGGCGAGGGCCTCGACCCCGCGCTGGGCTTTCTTCCGCGCCCGGGCATCCGGAACCTCACCTACGGGTTCGATTACAAGCCGCGCCCGCAGCGCTGGGGCCTCCGCCGGCTCAGCTTCGAAGCCTACGCCAACCTGGTCTGGCAGTCCGAAGGCCGGCTCGAGAGCCGCAGCATCTGGTTGTCTCCCTTCGGGGTCACCTTCGATTCGGGCGACTATGTCGAGGTGGGCTACAACTCCTACTACGAGTACCTCGAAGAACCCTTCGAGATCGCGGAAAACGTCACCATCCCGGCCGGGGTCTACCGCTTCGACCGGGTGAGCGGCGGGTTCTCAACCGGCAGCCAGCGCTGGTGGCAGCTGTCGTCCTGGGTGGTGCTGGGCACCTTCTACAACGGCCGTCTGAGCCAGTACGAGGGCACTTTCGCCTTCCACCCGAACGCCGCCCTGAACACGAGTCTCGGGTACGAGTACGTGGAGGGCCGGCTGGCCACGGGCCATTTCATCCAGCGCCTGCTCCAGTGGAAGCTCGCCTACGCGTGGTCACCCGACCTGAACTTCAACGTCTACCTCCAGTACGACAACGTCAGCCAGAACGTGGGGGTCAACGCCCGCCTCCGGTGGACGGTGAAGCCGGGGACCGACCTCTTCGTGGTCTGGAACCACGGGTGGAACAACCTCCCGAGCCCCGGCAACCCGGGCGACCGGTACTTCGTGCCCGCCTACGACCAGGTCGCGGTGAAGTTTCAGTATACGTGGAGGCCGTAA
- a CDS encoding SPASM domain-containing protein → MSRACLRGKVPAGAEGSFCPVPFAQLELQPTGNISPCCWLERVKLGNARTHSLEEAWNSPRLRAIRREFLAGEPRTCRRRMREVGCHRLFEQLLDKVALTEVQERPPLRYDLRLNGRCSLKCRMCRVWKQPSGAWDGSWFWVEGPQALFPAVMEMDVLGGEPFIQDDTFRLIDAVAAVSPGCTWAFSTNAAYAFSPRLTDALDKVRIRWLQVSLDAVEPATYAAIRRGGSLERTLGCLDAFIAYRDRRAAAGDGFTLMVSMCVQKANWAEIPAFLRFARERELHPLLQYAFGPMPLSLTALPVREQRRVAAFLEEHVPPADHLAVAPILDPLKAFLRRPLHHVLARLYAFARRASRA, encoded by the coding sequence ATGAGCCGAGCGTGTTTGCGGGGAAAGGTGCCGGCGGGGGCGGAGGGTTCCTTCTGCCCCGTGCCCTTCGCCCAGCTGGAGCTGCAACCGACGGGGAACATCTCCCCCTGCTGCTGGCTCGAGCGGGTGAAGCTGGGCAATGCCCGGACGCACTCCCTGGAGGAGGCCTGGAACTCCCCCCGGCTGCGGGCGATCCGGCGCGAGTTCCTGGCGGGCGAGCCCCGGACCTGCCGCCGCCGGATGCGGGAGGTGGGTTGCCACCGCCTTTTCGAACAGCTGCTGGACAAGGTCGCCCTCACCGAGGTCCAGGAACGGCCCCCGCTCCGCTACGACCTGCGCCTGAACGGCCGGTGTTCGCTGAAGTGCCGGATGTGCCGGGTCTGGAAGCAGCCCAGCGGCGCCTGGGACGGGTCGTGGTTCTGGGTGGAAGGCCCCCAGGCGCTCTTCCCGGCGGTGATGGAGATGGACGTCCTCGGGGGGGAGCCCTTCATCCAGGACGACACCTTCCGGCTGATCGACGCGGTCGCGGCGGTCAGCCCCGGCTGCACCTGGGCCTTCTCCACGAACGCGGCCTACGCGTTCTCCCCCCGCCTCACCGACGCCCTGGACAAGGTGCGGATCCGCTGGCTGCAGGTCAGCCTGGATGCCGTCGAGCCGGCCACCTACGCCGCCATCCGGCGCGGCGGGTCGCTGGAGCGGACACTCGGGTGCCTCGACGCCTTCATCGCCTACCGCGACCGCCGGGCGGCCGCCGGCGACGGGTTCACCCTGATGGTCTCCATGTGCGTCCAGAAGGCCAACTGGGCGGAAATCCCCGCCTTTCTCCGCTTCGCCCGGGAGCGGGAACTCCACCCCCTCCTCCAGTACGCCTTCGGCCCCATGCCCCTCTCCCTGACGGCCTTGCCGGTCCGCGAGCAGCGGCGGGTGGCCGCCTTCCTCGAGGAACACGTTCCGCCTGCAGACCACCTGGCCGTCGCTCCCATCCTGGACCCCCTGAAAGCCTTCCTCCGTCGCCCTCTTCACCACGTCCTCGCCCGTCTCTACGCCTTCGCCCGCCGGGCCTCCCGCGCCTGA